The following nucleotide sequence is from Melioribacteraceae bacterium.
TTTGGTTTAGCCTAATTAGTCCGGCTCAAGTTAGCTCACATCATTTTGATAAATTCAAGCATAGAGACAATATTAGTCCGAGTAATCTTAAACTTAATACAAAGAATTACAAAAATTTGTTAAAGAAAAATATTTTCGGTTACTTACCTTATTGGGAATTGAGTAGCGCTAATATTAGATTGGATTTATTATCCCACATTGCAATTTTTGATTTTGTTTTAAACAGCGATGGTTCACTCATCCCTCCATATAATTGGCCTGACGATTGGCTATCTATTATTAATGAAGCTCAATCAAATGATGTAAAAGTGATTTTGACAGTCTCCAATTTATCATTAACTGAAACAGATAGTAATCTTGTAAGTTCACTCATCAACAATCAGTCAAATAAAAATATTTTCTTTGATGAAGTACACGATTTAATCTCAGACTATAATTTAGATGGAATTAATATCGATTTCGAAAATCTTAAGTTAAGCGAGCGCGGCGATCCAATAAATAATTTTATGCAGGAACTTCGGGATTCGTTGAGCACTTGGTTAATCGATAAAGAATTATCTTTTGCCACACCAGCCGTCAATTGGGGAAATAGATGGAAGTTAAAAGAGCTTTCGGAAATTTGCGATTACCTTTTTATAATGGCTTATGATTATCATGGAAGCTGGAGTACAAACGCGGGTCCCGTTGCCCCTTTAACCGGAAATAATAATTATAGTCCTTACAATTATGTAAGAACAATTTCAACAGATTATTATAATGTAGACCCAATAAAAATAATTCTTGGCGTTCCTTATTACGGTGCCGAGTGGTTAGTAGATACAAATGATAATTATGCAAATGTGAATCCCGAGGGTGAACCCAATTCAAATTGGGTCGGCCATGTTGATTATGCCGATGTTCATTACTTATTTGCAGATTATAACTATGTTAAATTTGATGGAATTTCACAAACCACTTATGTTTTGGGACCTCAGGGAAATAAGTTTAAACTCATTTGGATGGATACCTCACCTTCGCTAGCATTAAAATATGATTTTGCGATTGAGAATAATTTCGGTGGGATTGGAATTTGGTCACTAGGCAAAGATGGTAATAGAACAGAATTGTGGGATTTAATAGAACAAAAGTTTGCCGATACTACAACCGGTGTTGAAGCGGAAGATTTAACAAATAATTTTATACTACATCAAAATTATCCTAATCCTTTTAATCCGAGTACAACAATAAAATTCACTGTACCATCAAATGTGAAACGTGAAACGTCAAACACAAAATTAATTGTGTACGATATTTTAGGTAAGGAAGTTGCAACTATCATTAATAATAAACTGCTGCCGGGTCATCATGAAGTAATTTTTGATGCGACCGAACTTTCTAGCGGTTTGTACTTTTATAAATTAATTATCGGTAACAAGCATAGAGCTACAAAGAAGATGCTCCTTTTAAAATGATTTTTCAACCAACTTCGAACAATTGTATCATCTTCTTGAATGTTCCTCTAATAATTCTTTTGCTCTTGGTTTGAATACTGTGTGATAAAACAAATCAAGATACGCTTCCATTCCTTTGTTTTCCAGATCTGTTGAGTATTTCCAAAAACCGTAAATTTTTGATTGCGATAAAAGTTTCTCTGTATATAAGGGCCAATTATATTTTTCATCAACGCGTTTAATTGCATTACTCGAAATTTTATCCCAATATTCTGGATCATCAATCATCTTTGTTATTCGTTCTTCTAGTACAGAAATAGACTCACCATCATTAGCGGGATCAATATGAAAGCCATGTACTTTATGTTCAATAATTTCCAATGGTCCACCGTATTTTGTTGCAAAAACCGGAACTCCGGTTGTCATTGCTTCAATAACGGTTAAGCCAAATCCTTCAAATAATGCCGGTTGAACAAAGACACCTCTCTTCTCTGCAATTCTTCTATAAGCTTCTCCCGATTCGTCTTTTCGTAAAGGTCTGCCGATCCACCTAACCTTATCATGCAATTTGTATTTTTCTAACAACTCATGAGTTAGAATAATTTCTTCTTTCTCTTCATTATCGGAAGATTCATCAGGGTTTATTCTTCCCGCAGCTAAAATCAAATTTACTTTATTTTGTAATACTTTTGATTCCCCAAACCATCTAATTAAACCGGTAATATTTTTTATTTTATCCAGCCTAGACATTGCAAAGATTGGAACTTTATCCGGATCGGCTAACTTTCCCCATAAAAATGATTCTTCTTTATTTTCAAAAAACATTTCATCAACACATCTTGTGACTTCATCAACTCGATCTTCTTTTTGTGATGGAGGGAAGAAAACATTTTGATTAACCCCCGGTGAAACGATATTGAATTTCATGTGTTTCGGATTTACTCCGTTTTCAACACGATAAAGACCCGGCATTGTAAAATGTTTGTATGATTCATATTGTCCCATTGAATCATCGGTTCCTGCAATTTCTTGATATGACGATGTAATCAAAAAATTGGCAGAGTTAATTGCAATTAGATCGGCTGAAAATTGTAATGAGAAATGATAGTATTGCTCCAAATCTTTCCAATAAAGTGCACTGAAAAGATATTTGCTTTTTTCTAAAGCGTGTGCGATACAGCATTGTGTTACTTTGAATCTCTTTGCTAATAAATATGATACTAAGTTACCATCTGAGTAATTGCCAATAATAAAATCCGGACGAGATCCAAATTCGGCAAGTAATTCTATGTATGAATCTTCCGCAAATTCTTCTAGATAAGGCCATATTTCGAATCTAGAAATCCAATTATCGGTAACATTTTTATTATGCTCTCTGAAAGGAACACGCAGTATCCAAGAATTTTTTGAATTGTGGATTTTTTCAAGTCGTTTATCACAATCAGTACCCATATGATTTGGGATTAATCTGGTTAGCACAACAATTTTAGGAAGTGCATTTATACCAGATTTTTTAAGAGAATCAATTAATGCTTCCTCAAGAGCTTTAACTTGATCAAGAATATAGACTACTTGTCCACCGGTATCTGGTAAACCCATCGCGCTAGTTTGAGAGAAGAAACCGTGGGGAGAAATTATTGCAATCTTAAAAACCATTGGGATTCTAGCAATGAATTCGGCAAGTGATTGATGATCAGGAGAGTTAAGAATGTTATCTAATAAGTTTAAACAGATTTTTAGTTCTTTAACATCTTTACCGAGTCCCGGTTCAAAACCAAGTTCTTGCAACTTATGTTTTACTTCTTTAAAGGAAACATTCTCATCATAATCTTTTAATAATCTGACAGCTTTGTCAATTTGTTCATTAAGTTCATCCGCATCATTAATTCTATCATTTAATAATAACTGTTCACCATCATATTTGTGAAGATGTAAAAAATTAAATAGAAGTTTTTTCCACTTTGCAGTATCGTTAAAAAGTTGACTTGACAGATATCTATTTAAATATTCAACTCCCTGTCCTATATTTTTAGTATCACGCACAAAGGGATTATTATCATAGAATGGGGAGAAATCCAGATTCAAAATATTATTTGAATTACTTGAATCGATAAATTTCTCTTTTACCATTAAATAATTTTTAGTCGCTATTTCTTCCGTAAAATGTTCTGAAATATTTACATAATAAAATCTAGTTTGACTAATTTTTTCTCTTACTTCAAGGTAGATTGAATCATGAATTGCAATTGATTCTTGACAACTTTTTAAGATATCTTCTAATTCAATAACTTTAGATTCTGTTTTCTTTGAATATGTATAAAAGTATTCCAAAATATTTCCTTTTACACACAACTTTTTCTCTTGTTGAGCGAGGAAATTCATAAACCCATAAAATATGCCCGAATTTTTTTCAATTGATTTTAAAAATTTAGTCATAGTTATAACCATTACCTTTCGAGAAATTTGTAATATTCTAAACCTTCAATAATCCCATCGGATCTTTCGGCTTTAGCAAAATAAATTCTTCTTCTACTTTTCAATTTATTTAATTCATCACCATGATTGCCTACTACTACGCCAAGCAATTCGCCCGTTAACATATCCTCGTCATTGCCGGAATCTCCGGCAACTAGTATGTTATTGTGAAGCAGATTCCATCGGTATGCAATGTATCTTACCGCTCTTCCTTTACTTGCTCTTGCCGGAAGAATATCCAAATAATTTTTGTGACTAATTATACAATTTGCTTTTATTTTGTTTTGCACTAAAGTGTTAACCACTTTTCTATAATTTTTTTCGGCATTATCAATGTAAAAACTTACTTTAAAGTTACGTTGTGTGTTTTCCTCTTGGTATTCGAGAAAATCATAATCAGAGAGTGAATCTACAATTTGCTCTCGCTTCCATCCTTGCGAAATATGAGATTCCCACCCGGTTGAAAAAACATATTCTTCTTTATTTCTATAATATATTTCAGAACCCACGGATGATATTATTAGATCTGGCAGCACAAAATTATTTTCAGCTAGAACTGTTTTTGCTGAATCAATAGTTCGTCCGGTCGCAACTCCAAATCCTATATGATCAGAGTTTTCTAAAATTACTTTTTTCATTCTTTCGGCTGCATCCGGATTTCCCAGTAAAGTATCGTCTATATCAAAAACCATGAATTTGTCATAGTTCAACAATTTTCTGCCTGTTGAGATAAATGTTTTTGGTTCCTCACTATACTCTTCAAGAAGATCTTTGAGAACATCCATATATTTGGTTGTATGTGCTTTCCAAGAGTAAAATTTTTCAACTTTTTCAACTCCGGAGTGTGAATATTTTTCCCATTTTATCTCATTGTCTAATATTTTATGGATACCTGCAGCTATATTTCTTGATTCTGTAACATCAACAAGTTCCCCGTTATTTAAGTTGGCTAAAATATCGCGCGGACCTCCGTCATCTGTTGCTACTACAGGTAAACCACTAGCAGCCGCTTCAATTAGAGTTAATCCGAAAGGTTCATTAAATGCTGAATTGACAAAAACTCCGCGAGATTCCGCGGCAATTCTATAAAGCTCCGGAACTTCATCATGAACATCGTGACGTTTAGGAATTGCCATTTTACCATACAGGTTGTATTTGTCTAATAATAAAAGCATTTCGGTTAATACTTCTCTTTCGATATCCGGCATCTTCATTATATCTTTTCTAATTCCGGCAAAGATTGCAAGGTTTGCTTTTTTTTGCAGTTCTTTATCTTCTCCATAAGCTGTAATTAAACCGGAAATGTTTTTTCTCTTTTCCGGGCGGCACAAAGAAAGTATTATTGGCTTGTTAAGATTGGTAAAAAACCGCCACAACTCCTCTCTTATATGATCTCGAATTTTACTTTCTTCTTCATCCCATTCTCGTTTTTCGTTATAGGGATAGAATCTATCGAGTCCCACGCTAGGTGGAATCACAACAAATTTTTCCTCATTTGTGTTTTCGTATAAGCCGTATTGCTTTTTGATTTCTTGTTTTGTACTTGTTATAATTCTATCAGCAAAGAAAATGACACTTTCTTCTGCATTGATGCGCTGATCCATTTTATAGCGTTTGTTAATTTCATCTTCCCTAAGACCATTTTTCAAAAGATTTGTAAGCTTATTTTTCCCCAGTGAGTGACCAGTGTGGATTAGCGGAATACCAAAAAATTTAGTCAGTTCTGTGCAAACATATCCAGCATCGGCATAATGACTGTGAATAATATCAGGAAGTTCTTCTTTGCTTTTAATGTATTTTATTGATTTATCAACAAATTCTTCAAGATGCGGCCAGAGTAATTCTTTTCGGATGTATTTTAATCCACCGCAACGAATTCGAACTATGGTTAATTTTTCATTTACAGTTTCTTCATGGACGGAATAATCTTTCGAGACTTCCTTGTCATCAATTCTTCTTGTTACAATCTCAACTTTTCTAATATCATCTCTTTCACTTAAAGATTTTGCCAACTCAAGAACATATTTTGTCTGTCCCCCGGTATCAGCATCAACTCCAAGTTCCAAATTGTGTCCTCTTATTAATCCATGAATATTATAGAGTTGGATGAACAATCCTTTTTTGCTCATTTTATTTTCTCTTTATATAGTTGATACAAATCATCGTTTTCAGGAATAGCACCATGAATTTTGCAAATCTCGCCAGCGAACTCCGAAGCAAACATGTTTATCCTATCCAGATCCCAATCCCTTAAATATCCAAGACACATCATTGCCGAATATGCATCACCGGCACCAACTGTATCAGCTATTTTATTAATTTCCACTTTATAGTAGCTTTCTGAATCTTCACGAAACAGATATGCGCCTTTATGGCCAAGAGTAACACAAAGCAAATCCAAATCGAAATGATTCCGAATTCTTTTTGAAGAAGCCATAATTTCATCTTTTACATTAAATAATAGATATGTCACCAACTCTAATTCGGCTTCATTTAATTTGACAACATTACTTCTATTAAGTGTCTTTTCAATTACTTGTTTTGAATAGAAATTTTGCCGAATGTTTAAATCACAAAAGACTTTCCGCTTCATTTCAAGTGTTTTTTTTATTGTTTCGCGCGAAACTGTGTTTCGTTGAGCAAGAGTTCCGACATATAATAGATTTGAGTTTTGAATCAGATTCACAATAGTGTCGTTCAGTTGAATATTATCATATGCTCGATTGTTAAGAATTTCAAACGATGGGATTTTATTATCATCTAAAAGTACTTTCACAATTCCGGATTCAAACTTCTCATCTATTTGAATAAAATCTGTATTAATATTTTTCTCTTCCAAATAATTTAGAATTTCCTTACCGTCTGAATCATTACCAATTCTTGAAATGATTCTTCCATTGCCAACTAGTTTTTCGATGTGATAAATGAAATTAAAGGGTGCACCACCAAGTTTTTTATGAGTTGGATAAACATCAAAGAGAATTTCCCCAACCGCTGTTATATATTTTTCATTTGAACTTAGCTGTTGCATAGTTTTTCATTATACAAAAAAATATGGAATTCATCAAAAAATGGAGTTGTAGTAAGTTATTATCCAATTTTATTAATAATTTTTAGAATGAAATTCAGAACAGAAATCCAGATTGAACCAAGCAAAAGAAAAATTGAACACAATGACTCAATCTTTACCATTGGTTCATGTTTTGCTGAAAATGTAGGTGAGTTTTTCCAAAAGTATAAATTCAAGTCTATGATTAATCCCTTTGGTGTTTTGTACAATACCGCTTCTATTAAGAACGCCATTGAGTTTACAAAAAATGAAAAGGTTTTCACTATTGATGACCTGGTATTTCATCAAAGTGAATGGCATAGTTTTTATCATCATAGTGATTTTTCTCATCACGAAAGTGAAATAATTTTGCAAAGGATTAATAATAAATTTAAGGTAGTTCGTTCGTTTTTAGAAAATGTTAACTGGTTTATAATTTCATTAGGAACTTCCTTTGTTTATCGTCATATAGAAAAAGATATTTTAGTTTCTAATTGTCATAAAATACCGCAAGGAAATTTTCAAAAAGAATTTTTGTCTGTTCAAGAAAATGTATCATATTTATCTGAGTTAATAACCTTGATCAGAGAAGTAAATTCAAATGTAAGTTTTGTGCTTACTGTTTCTCCGGTTAGGCATTGGCGTGATGGCATTCATGAAAATCAACTCAGTAAATCAAGTTTACACTTAGCTGTTAATGAAGCTGTTAATAATTTTGACAATGTTTATTATTTCCCGTCCTATGAAATTTTGATTGATGAATTAAGAGATTACCGATTTTATGCAAAAGATATGTTTCACCCAAGTGAAGAAACGATAAAGTATATCTGGGAAAAGTTTAATGAAAATTATTTTAGTGAAGATTGTCAAACTTTAGTCGGTAAGATTGACAAAATTATTCAAGCATCTAATCATAAAATCAGAAATCCGAAATCTGATTTAACTAGAAATTTTGCTAAGGAAAATATTAATCACATAAGAGAACTGGAAAAAATTTATCCACACATAAATTTTGCCGATGAGTTGAATAAATTTTCTTCATTGATAAATGAAAACGAATAATAAATAGTGAGTGTATCATGACAAAAGATGAATTGGCGATTGAGATTTATAATGTTTCACACATAACTGGAGAATTTTTGCTTCGCTCCGGTCAAATTTCAAATGAATATTTTGATAAGTATAAGTTTGAATCCATTCCCGGACTATTAGTTCCAATTGCAAGAGAGCTTAAAAATCTCATCCCTGCCAGCACAGAAATATTGGGCGGGTTAGAGATGGGAGGGATTCCTCTTTCTACAGCACTTTCTATTGAAACAAATATTCCCACTGTCTTTGTTAGAAAAAAAGCAAAAGATTACGGAACAAGAAAACTTGCTGAAGGAATGAACTTTGACGGTAAACAAATGTGTGTAATTGAAGATGTTGTTACAACGGGCGGACAAATTTTATTAAGTGTGAAAGAGTTAAGAGAGTTAGGAGCCAATATTGATACTGTTCTCTGTGTCATTGTACGTGATCCGAAAGCTTTTGATATACTTGCAGCGGAAGGTCTTACTTTAAAGCCTCTATTTACGATGGAAGAAATAAAAAAGATGGTAGAATTATAAAACTTGTTTAAAAACAAAAAAGGCGACTTATTCAGTCGCCTTTTTTTAACAAATCAAATTCTCTTATTTAAGAGGGAATTTTAATCCAGCTCTAATACCAATATAGTTGAAATCTGAAGCTGCAAAAGTATATTTAGCTGACAAATCTAATGCCATTGAACCAAGCGGTAATTCGTAACCGGCACCGAACGCAAAACCAAATTTACTTTCTGAAGATGATGCATCTCCAAAACCAGCACCTGCACCAGTCGTCTCAACATCAAATGTAAATGCATGGATACCAGCTTGAGCCATACCGTATAAACCTTTTGCAAAGAAATACTTAACACCACCCATAACAACTATTGCTGACCAATCCCATTTCATTGTTGTAGTAGATCCAAAGAAACTATAAGTAACTTCATCTCCAGGCCACATTAAATAACCAGCATCAACGAAACCAACTAAGTTATTTGAAAAACCATATTCAAATCTAGCTGTACCGCCAAATCCGGTTCCGATTTCAGAGGCATCAGCTGCATCGCCCGAAGGAAGTGCTACTTCACCACCAATACCAATGGCAATTTTACCTTTTTCGGTTTGTCCATAAATAAATGATGCAGACAACAATAAAACAAGAACAGTAAATAATACTTTTTTCATAAATCCTCCTTTTGTGGAATTGTGTTATGTAGCTATCAAAATTTTTTCGGTAAGCCCTCCGAAAATTTATGTAAACATAACAAGAACGTTTGAAACTATCAATTATTTCTGAACAAAAAACCCGTCTTTCGATGGGTTATTTTAAATTTTTGATATAAATCAAAGTGAAGCGTACTGCGGAATTAACTTTTCAACTTCTACTCGGATCACTCCTTTTTCTACCATTCCTAGTGCAATTGCTGCGCCTTTAGAAAGATCTATATCGCGACCGTCAATATATGGTCCACGATCATTTATTCTTACAATAACCTGTTTTCCATTTCTTGGATTCTTAACTCTCAGCATTGTACCGAAGGGAAGAGTTTTGTGTGCAGCAGTATATGCTAACTCGTTAAAAATTTCAGTGTTTGCAGTTTGTTTGCCATGAAATTTTGGTCCGTACCATGATGCAACCATTGTTCCGCTTTTTACGAAATCTATTTTAATTGTTTCATTTACTTCAGAATTATTATTCTCAAGATACTCATTCATTAAATCAAAATGATTTTCGTCTGCCGTGGAGACCTTAACTCCCATAAAAGTGACTGACGATAAAATTATAATTATTAACACTATTTTTTTGATCTTACTCAAATATTACCTCTGTTTGTTCTAAATTAAGATTGTCTGAATAAATCCCGCTTGTAAATAAGTTTATACTTGTAAGCTACTGGTGAACCGAGTAATGTAATTCTTATCTCTCGGATCAACGGGAATGACCGCATAGGATTGCGGTATATTTGTAAAGAAAAGTTTACTGTAAAATTGTGTAAAGAAAATTTTTGATATGCTATTAACTATGAATGGATTTTCATCTGCTATTGTGATTTGCTGAAAACTTTCGATTGTAACTAAATTTTCAGCATTAACTATAGTATTATCTGAGCTTTCCCCAAAACTGACTAAGGAAAAGAAGATTACTAATACTAAATAATATTTATACTTTGTTTCTTTCATTGTTGCTTTAGACTTAGCGACTGTAAAAAAGTTTGAACAATTTTCATCTATTTTACAGTCTCTTTATAAATCTAAGTTACAAGATGGTTTCAAAAAATTAACTGGTTTGTGATTAAGATCACAACTTTTTATTTTTATTGTATTAAGAGCCATTTTTGCATAAAATATTTTTTAGCTAAATTAGTTGTTTATGTCTTTCACACAAAATTTTTCTCTCTCAGTGTTTTTTTGATCACATCATTTTTCATTTTCAACAATTATTCATTCCAAATAATTCAACAAATAACTGTTTTGTATGATTTAGTTTTATTATTTAGTTTACATTGTAAAAAATAATCCGACTGGGTATGCCTAAATTAGATATTTGTCTATTCTCAAATTGCTTAGTTAACTCACCGAAACTATTTGACTTGTTGTCAAACTCTAACGAGATTAACCAAGTTTTAATACTTGGTGACAGAAATTCTCATGAAAATTTACCTAAGAATTTTATTATCAATGAGGATATAAGCAGCTTTTATAATTCCGCCGATTTGAATAGAATCATAAATAAATGTAAAAGCGAATTTGTGCTTTTCGTTTTATCAGAGTCAAAAATAGATCTCTCTGAAAATTCTTTAAAAAGACTTCTGAGAATTGCAGAATCTTCAAATTCGGTTTTTTTGTACAGCGATTACATTGAAAAGAAAGGTGAACAATTTTCAGTTCATAAACTTATTGATTATCAAGTTGGAAGCATTCGAGATGATTTTGATTTTGGCAAAGTAATTCTATTTAAAAAAAATGAGTTGAAGAACAATATCGTCGTAAATAATTACAGGTACGCTGCATTTTATGATCTTAGATTACGCATCGCTGAACAATATTCTTTAACTAGAATTCCTGAAGCACTTTACACACATGAAGAAACTGATTTAAGAAAATCTGGTGAAAAGCAATTCGATTATGTGGATCCAAAAAACAGAGATGTCCAACTTGAGATGGAAAAAGCAGCAACCGAACATCTACAGAGAATTGATGCCTTAATTAGTCCGGGCAAAGAAATTAGTGTTTTCTCAGATGAATTCCCGGTAACCGCGTCAGTAATTATCCCCGTTAAAAATCGTGTTAAAACAATAAGTAATGCTATTGATTCAGCACTTTCTC
It contains:
- a CDS encoding outer membrane beta-barrel protein, which produces MKKVLFTVLVLLLSASFIYGQTEKGKIAIGIGGEVALPSGDAADASEIGTGFGGTARFEYGFSNNLVGFVDAGYLMWPGDEVTYSFFGSTTTMKWDWSAIVVMGGVKYFFAKGLYGMAQAGIHAFTFDVETTGAGAGFGDASSSESKFGFAFGAGYELPLGSMALDLSAKYTFAASDFNYIGIRAGLKFPLK
- a CDS encoding PfkB family carbohydrate kinase; amino-acid sequence: MQQLSSNEKYITAVGEILFDVYPTHKKLGGAPFNFIYHIEKLVGNGRIISRIGNDSDGKEILNYLEEKNINTDFIQIDEKFESGIVKVLLDDNKIPSFEILNNRAYDNIQLNDTIVNLIQNSNLLYVGTLAQRNTVSRETIKKTLEMKRKVFCDLNIRQNFYSKQVIEKTLNRSNVVKLNEAELELVTYLLFNVKDEIMASSKRIRNHFDLDLLCVTLGHKGAYLFREDSESYYKVEINKIADTVGAGDAYSAMMCLGYLRDWDLDRINMFASEFAGEICKIHGAIPENDDLYQLYKEKIK
- a CDS encoding glycosyl hydrolase family 18 protein; translated protein: MIKTFNNIILLMLWFSLISPAQVSSHHFDKFKHRDNISPSNLKLNTKNYKNLLKKNIFGYLPYWELSSANIRLDLLSHIAIFDFVLNSDGSLIPPYNWPDDWLSIINEAQSNDVKVILTVSNLSLTETDSNLVSSLINNQSNKNIFFDEVHDLISDYNLDGINIDFENLKLSERGDPINNFMQELRDSLSTWLIDKELSFATPAVNWGNRWKLKELSEICDYLFIMAYDYHGSWSTNAGPVAPLTGNNNYSPYNYVRTISTDYYNVDPIKIILGVPYYGAEWLVDTNDNYANVNPEGEPNSNWVGHVDYADVHYLFADYNYVKFDGISQTTYVLGPQGNKFKLIWMDTSPSLALKYDFAIENNFGGIGIWSLGKDGNRTELWDLIEQKFADTTTGVEAEDLTNNFILHQNYPNPFNPSTTIKFTVPSNVKRETSNTKLIVYDILGKEVATIINNKLLPGHHEVIFDATELSSGLYFYKLIIGNKHRATKKMLLLK
- a CDS encoding septal ring lytic transglycosylase RlpA family protein: MSKIKKIVLIIIILSSVTFMGVKVSTADENHFDLMNEYLENNNSEVNETIKIDFVKSGTMVASWYGPKFHGKQTANTEIFNELAYTAAHKTLPFGTMLRVKNPRNGKQVIVRINDRGPYIDGRDIDLSKGAAIALGMVEKGVIRVEVEKLIPQYASL
- a CDS encoding GSCFA domain-containing protein; protein product: MKFRTEIQIEPSKRKIEHNDSIFTIGSCFAENVGEFFQKYKFKSMINPFGVLYNTASIKNAIEFTKNEKVFTIDDLVFHQSEWHSFYHHSDFSHHESEIILQRINNKFKVVRSFLENVNWFIISLGTSFVYRHIEKDILVSNCHKIPQGNFQKEFLSVQENVSYLSELITLIREVNSNVSFVLTVSPVRHWRDGIHENQLSKSSLHLAVNEAVNNFDNVYYFPSYEILIDELRDYRFYAKDMFHPSEETIKYIWEKFNENYFSEDCQTLVGKIDKIIQASNHKIRNPKSDLTRNFAKENINHIRELEKIYPHINFADELNKFSSLINENE
- a CDS encoding sucrose synthase → MTKFLKSIEKNSGIFYGFMNFLAQQEKKLCVKGNILEYFYTYSKKTESKVIELEDILKSCQESIAIHDSIYLEVREKISQTRFYYVNISEHFTEEIATKNYLMVKEKFIDSSNSNNILNLDFSPFYDNNPFVRDTKNIGQGVEYLNRYLSSQLFNDTAKWKKLLFNFLHLHKYDGEQLLLNDRINDADELNEQIDKAVRLLKDYDENVSFKEVKHKLQELGFEPGLGKDVKELKICLNLLDNILNSPDHQSLAEFIARIPMVFKIAIISPHGFFSQTSAMGLPDTGGQVVYILDQVKALEEALIDSLKKSGINALPKIVVLTRLIPNHMGTDCDKRLEKIHNSKNSWILRVPFREHNKNVTDNWISRFEIWPYLEEFAEDSYIELLAEFGSRPDFIIGNYSDGNLVSYLLAKRFKVTQCCIAHALEKSKYLFSALYWKDLEQYYHFSLQFSADLIAINSANFLITSSYQEIAGTDDSMGQYESYKHFTMPGLYRVENGVNPKHMKFNIVSPGVNQNVFFPPSQKEDRVDEVTRCVDEMFFENKEESFLWGKLADPDKVPIFAMSRLDKIKNITGLIRWFGESKVLQNKVNLILAAGRINPDESSDNEEKEEIILTHELLEKYKLHDKVRWIGRPLRKDESGEAYRRIAEKRGVFVQPALFEGFGLTVIEAMTTGVPVFATKYGGPLEIIEHKVHGFHIDPANDGESISVLEERITKMIDDPEYWDKISSNAIKRVDEKYNWPLYTEKLLSQSKIYGFWKYSTDLENKGMEAYLDLFYHTVFKPRAKELLEEHSRR
- a CDS encoding HAD-IIB family hydrolase, producing MSKKGLFIQLYNIHGLIRGHNLELGVDADTGGQTKYVLELAKSLSERDDIRKVEIVTRRIDDKEVSKDYSVHEETVNEKLTIVRIRCGGLKYIRKELLWPHLEEFVDKSIKYIKSKEELPDIIHSHYADAGYVCTELTKFFGIPLIHTGHSLGKNKLTNLLKNGLREDEINKRYKMDQRINAEESVIFFADRIITSTKQEIKKQYGLYENTNEEKFVVIPPSVGLDRFYPYNEKREWDEEESKIRDHIREELWRFFTNLNKPIILSLCRPEKRKNISGLITAYGEDKELQKKANLAIFAGIRKDIMKMPDIEREVLTEMLLLLDKYNLYGKMAIPKRHDVHDEVPELYRIAAESRGVFVNSAFNEPFGLTLIEAAASGLPVVATDDGGPRDILANLNNGELVDVTESRNIAAGIHKILDNEIKWEKYSHSGVEKVEKFYSWKAHTTKYMDVLKDLLEEYSEEPKTFISTGRKLLNYDKFMVFDIDDTLLGNPDAAERMKKVILENSDHIGFGVATGRTIDSAKTVLAENNFVLPDLIISSVGSEIYYRNKEEYVFSTGWESHISQGWKREQIVDSLSDYDFLEYQEENTQRNFKVSFYIDNAEKNYRKVVNTLVQNKIKANCIISHKNYLDILPARASKGRAVRYIAYRWNLLHNNILVAGDSGNDEDMLTGELLGVVVGNHGDELNKLKSRRRIYFAKAERSDGIIEGLEYYKFLER
- the pyrE gene encoding orotate phosphoribosyltransferase, encoding MTKDELAIEIYNVSHITGEFLLRSGQISNEYFDKYKFESIPGLLVPIARELKNLIPASTEILGGLEMGGIPLSTALSIETNIPTVFVRKKAKDYGTRKLAEGMNFDGKQMCVIEDVVTTGGQILLSVKELRELGANIDTVLCVIVRDPKAFDILAAEGLTLKPLFTMEEIKKMVEL
- a CDS encoding glycosyltransferase family A protein, with product MPKLDICLFSNCLVNSPKLFDLLSNSNEINQVLILGDRNSHENLPKNFIINEDISSFYNSADLNRIINKCKSEFVLFVLSESKIDLSENSLKRLLRIAESSNSVFLYSDYIEKKGEQFSVHKLIDYQVGSIRDDFDFGKVILFKKNELKNNIVVNNYRYAAFYDLRLRIAEQYSLTRIPEALYTHEETDLRKSGEKQFDYVDPKNRDVQLEMEKAATEHLQRIDALISPGKEISVFSDEFPVTASVIIPVKNRVKTISNAIDSALSQKTRFQFNIIVVDNHSTDGTREILENYQSQNDKVILVVPGSKNLNIGGCWNLAIDHRACGKFAVQLDSDDMYSSNDTLAQIVDTFEKEKCAMVIGSYTMTDFNLEVLPPGLIDHKEWTPENGMNNALRINGLGAPRSFYTPIIRSIGFPNTSYGEDYAVALAISREYKVGRIYNSIYNCRRWEGNTDSDLSIEKVNENNFYKDKIRTFEILARQKMNKK